A single genomic interval of Stieleria maiorica harbors:
- a CDS encoding ABC transporter substrate-binding protein, with protein MKQSRRTFLTNASATLAAGAASQRVFGDAPYGFVRQKRTLRVLGTHVTLQEPIRQKAEKDLGIEIHFQPGGSASVLHQASTRPESFDLYEQWSNSIRLLWQAGAIEPIETSRLVYWDEINSLTKTGKLTPHGRIGAGDAPNKLLYVQNNGALGADETRRISFLPYVHNVDSFAYDASVVPRGVAYQTESWSWLLDSRWAGRVALCNEPTIGLFDIALAAKSKGLVEIEDIGNMSKSEITALFRVLVQLRREGHFRGVWNSVPRSVELMRGGEAVIESMFSPGVSALRAENIDCVYAAPKEGYRAWHGVMCLSSAASNASKDAAYEYMNWWLSGWPGAFVARQGYYISNPQRSRREMTAQEWDYWYAGKTAVTDLTGTDGRTVVRRGETRTGGSYERRFSNVAVWNTVMENYEFTLSGWNEFLTAT; from the coding sequence ATGAAGCAATCCCGACGTACGTTCCTGACCAACGCCTCGGCCACGCTTGCCGCAGGTGCCGCGTCGCAACGCGTTTTCGGCGATGCCCCCTACGGCTTCGTTCGGCAGAAGCGAACGTTGCGCGTCCTGGGAACGCACGTCACGCTTCAGGAACCGATTCGCCAGAAAGCGGAAAAGGATTTGGGGATCGAGATCCACTTCCAGCCCGGAGGCAGCGCCTCGGTCTTGCACCAGGCATCCACGCGGCCGGAATCGTTTGATCTGTACGAACAATGGTCCAATAGCATCCGCTTGCTGTGGCAGGCCGGGGCGATTGAGCCGATCGAGACGTCGCGTTTGGTCTACTGGGACGAGATCAACAGCCTGACCAAGACGGGAAAGCTGACACCGCACGGGCGGATCGGTGCCGGGGATGCGCCGAACAAACTGCTGTACGTTCAGAACAACGGAGCCCTCGGGGCGGACGAAACGCGGCGGATCAGTTTTCTGCCGTATGTCCACAACGTCGATTCGTTTGCCTATGACGCGTCGGTCGTCCCTCGTGGTGTCGCCTATCAAACGGAAAGCTGGAGTTGGTTGTTGGATTCTCGCTGGGCGGGACGAGTTGCGTTGTGCAATGAGCCGACGATCGGGTTGTTCGACATCGCGCTGGCCGCAAAGTCGAAAGGGTTGGTGGAAATCGAGGACATCGGCAACATGTCCAAGTCCGAAATCACGGCCTTGTTTCGCGTGTTGGTCCAATTGAGGCGGGAAGGACACTTTCGCGGTGTTTGGAACAGCGTGCCACGATCGGTGGAATTGATGCGGGGCGGAGAGGCGGTCATCGAAAGCATGTTTTCGCCGGGCGTGTCTGCCCTGCGCGCCGAGAACATTGACTGTGTGTACGCGGCACCGAAAGAAGGCTATCGCGCCTGGCACGGTGTGATGTGCCTTTCTTCGGCCGCCTCCAACGCATCCAAGGATGCGGCGTACGAGTACATGAATTGGTGGCTGTCCGGTTGGCCGGGAGCGTTTGTCGCTCGACAAGGTTACTACATCTCCAACCCCCAGCGATCTCGTCGCGAAATGACCGCCCAGGAGTGGGACTATTGGTATGCCGGGAAAACCGCGGTGACCGACCTGACGGGGACCGACGGACGCACCGTCGTGCGACGCGGCGAAACCCGCACCGGCGGATCGTACGAGCGACGATTCAGCAACGTCGCGGTCTGGAACACCGTGATGGAGAACTACGAATTCACGTTAAGCGGTTGGAACGAGTTTCTGACCGCGACTTAA
- a CDS encoding response regulator codes for MSNVVPTLVVVEDDFVDLEIVKRGVAKKQMEVGIINAADGNSALELLRSDCLTDQQRSQLIVLLDINMPGMNGHQFLEAIRADETLRRTIVFILTTSDHPRDISRAYDRNVAGYFLKSNVDGLLETLAIYLDHVKFPPVVSLQPV; via the coding sequence ATGAGCAATGTCGTTCCAACCCTGGTGGTCGTCGAAGACGACTTCGTCGATCTGGAAATCGTCAAGCGGGGCGTCGCGAAGAAGCAGATGGAGGTCGGCATCATCAACGCCGCCGACGGGAATTCCGCTCTGGAATTGTTGCGGTCGGATTGCTTGACCGACCAGCAGCGGTCACAATTGATCGTCTTGCTGGACATCAACATGCCTGGGATGAACGGGCATCAGTTCTTGGAGGCGATCAGGGCTGATGAAACCCTAAGACGCACGATCGTTTTCATCCTCACCACATCGGATCACCCTCGTGATATCTCACGCGCCTACGATCGCAACGTGGCGGGGTACTTCTTGAAATCAAACGTGGACGGTTTGTTGGAAACCCTGGCGATTTATCTCGATCACGTGAAATTCCCTCCTGTGGTGTCTCTGCAACCGGTCTGA
- a CDS encoding HAD-IIB family hydrolase — MLPTASPLILFTDLDGCLLNKHDYDWSPASATLDRLRQRQIPVVMNSSKTVPEMTLLADELGLSDNTFVSENGSVIRWGQDAGDRSGEIEIIGAARDQILEVLRPLKQSFRFRSFADLGLDGVIRATQLSEDRSQLALARQGTEPLLWDDSDENRVAFERHLDAHQLTLTKGGRFWHVAGPTSKGKAMQVVAERLSLVMAGCESGNPPIIAAIGDSPIDQSMLDLADVPIGIPTASGLGVDVAPDRGIVASAPGAAGWAEAVTELLARIDIPTADSLPNPLPRS; from the coding sequence ATGCTGCCCACCGCTTCACCACTGATCCTGTTTACGGACCTCGATGGCTGCCTGCTGAATAAGCACGACTATGACTGGTCCCCGGCGTCTGCAACGCTGGATCGATTGCGTCAACGGCAGATTCCGGTGGTCATGAATTCCAGCAAGACCGTGCCGGAAATGACGCTTCTGGCCGATGAACTAGGACTCTCCGACAACACATTCGTCTCCGAAAACGGATCGGTGATTCGTTGGGGACAGGACGCCGGTGATCGGAGCGGCGAGATCGAAATCATCGGTGCGGCTCGCGATCAGATTTTGGAGGTGCTGCGGCCTCTGAAGCAAAGCTTTCGCTTCCGTTCCTTTGCGGATCTGGGGCTCGATGGAGTGATCCGCGCAACCCAGTTGTCCGAGGACAGGTCGCAGCTGGCACTCGCGCGGCAAGGCACCGAGCCCTTGCTGTGGGACGACAGCGACGAGAACCGAGTTGCGTTTGAGCGACACCTGGACGCTCACCAGCTGACGTTGACCAAGGGGGGGCGTTTTTGGCACGTCGCCGGGCCGACCAGCAAGGGCAAGGCGATGCAGGTCGTCGCGGAGCGATTATCGCTGGTCATGGCGGGTTGCGAATCCGGCAACCCACCGATCATCGCGGCGATCGGTGACAGTCCCATCGACCAGAGCATGTTGGACCTTGCCGACGTCCCGATCGGAATTCCGACGGCCAGCGGGTTAGGTGTCGACGTCGCCCCGGATCGCGGCATCGTTGCCTCGGCGCCCGGAGCGGCGGGTTGGGCCGAAGCCGTCACCGAACTGCTGGCTCGGATCGATATTCCCACGGCAGACTCTCTTCCAAATCCTCTTCCCCGGTCATAG
- a CDS encoding sugar phosphorylase, whose translation MALPTDFDESPVRAPLAQHLAFLYPDSDPEQLADEVIAIFDQFQPQGPLPLHQLWSQEDSLLITYGDSIVDNGSAPLDTLHQFLNEYLKDSISSVHVLPFCPFSSDDGFAVIDYTKVNPKLGDWSEISEIAGNYRLMADIVINHVSSESEWFKNYREGVEPGATYFMEANAGDDLSAVVRPRASSLLRPTETSRGLKHVWCTFSHDQIDLDFRNPQVLMEFLRIIRLYLQHGVSIFRLDAVGFLWKEPGTSCIHLPQTHEVVRLIRTITDYFAPGTLLITETNVPNHENLTYFGNRNEAHVIYNFSLAPLLVHALLTGKSEYLKRWMMTMPPAPVGCTYLNFTASHDGIGMRPAEGLLSDEEQLQLVETVRRFGGRVSTRRTADGGERVYELNVSLFDALRGTVDGEDPWQVERFLCSQTVMMGLEGIPAFYIHSLLATPNDQDGVAATNHNRSINRHKWDWSDLQQRLSDKGSVHHRVFEELSRRIQLRRRMAPFHPNATQFTLQLSEPYFAFWRQSTDRSQSVFCVHNLTDAVQELKLSDLNLILMDSWYDAISGTRLDDQNAVLNVAPYQCLWITNR comes from the coding sequence ATGGCATTACCAACGGATTTTGACGAATCGCCCGTCCGCGCGCCCCTTGCTCAACACCTCGCCTTCCTCTACCCGGATTCAGACCCGGAACAACTGGCTGACGAAGTCATCGCGATCTTCGACCAGTTCCAGCCGCAAGGCCCATTGCCGCTGCACCAATTGTGGTCGCAAGAGGACTCCCTGCTGATCACCTATGGGGATTCGATCGTCGACAACGGCTCGGCACCGCTGGACACGTTACACCAGTTTCTCAACGAGTATTTAAAGGATTCGATTTCGTCGGTCCACGTGTTGCCGTTTTGCCCGTTCAGCTCCGACGACGGGTTCGCCGTGATCGACTACACCAAAGTCAATCCGAAGCTGGGCGACTGGTCGGAGATCTCGGAAATCGCGGGCAACTACCGGTTGATGGCCGACATTGTGATCAATCACGTGTCCTCCGAAAGCGAGTGGTTCAAAAACTACCGCGAGGGCGTCGAACCCGGTGCGACCTATTTCATGGAAGCCAATGCCGGGGATGACCTGTCGGCCGTCGTACGGCCCCGCGCCTCCTCGCTGCTGCGACCGACCGAAACCTCCCGGGGCCTGAAGCACGTCTGGTGCACGTTCAGCCACGATCAAATCGATTTGGATTTTCGCAATCCGCAGGTCTTGATGGAGTTCCTGAGAATCATCCGGTTGTACCTGCAGCACGGCGTCAGCATCTTTCGGCTCGATGCGGTCGGGTTTTTATGGAAGGAACCGGGAACGTCGTGTATCCACCTGCCCCAGACGCACGAGGTGGTGCGGCTGATTCGCACGATCACCGATTACTTTGCACCGGGCACGCTGTTGATCACCGAAACCAATGTGCCCAACCACGAGAACCTGACCTACTTTGGAAACCGCAACGAAGCTCACGTCATCTACAACTTCAGCCTGGCGCCGCTGCTGGTGCATGCCCTGTTGACCGGCAAGTCGGAATACCTGAAACGGTGGATGATGACGATGCCGCCGGCGCCGGTCGGGTGCACGTACCTGAACTTCACCGCGTCACATGACGGCATCGGCATGCGGCCCGCCGAAGGTCTGTTGTCAGACGAAGAACAACTGCAACTGGTGGAAACCGTACGCCGGTTCGGCGGCCGCGTTTCAACCCGACGCACCGCCGACGGTGGAGAACGCGTTTACGAACTGAACGTGTCGTTGTTCGACGCGTTGCGGGGCACGGTCGATGGCGAAGACCCGTGGCAAGTGGAACGCTTCTTATGCTCCCAGACCGTGATGATGGGGCTGGAAGGCATTCCGGCGTTTTACATCCACAGCCTGTTGGCCACCCCCAACGACCAGGACGGCGTCGCCGCGACGAACCATAATCGCAGCATCAATCGCCACAAATGGGATTGGTCGGATTTGCAGCAACGCTTGAGCGACAAAGGGTCGGTCCATCACCGGGTCTTTGAAGAACTGTCGCGGCGGATCCAGCTGCGTCGTCGGATGGCGCCGTTTCACCCCAACGCCACCCAGTTCACGCTCCAGCTAAGCGAGCCCTACTTCGCCTTTTGGCGTCAGAGCACCGACCGCAGCCAAAGCGTATTTTGTGTGCACAACCTGACCGACGCGGTTCAGGAATTGAAGCTTTCCGATCTGAACCTGATCCTGATGGATTCATGGTACGACGCGATTTCGGGAACGCGGCTGGACGACCAAAACGCCGTCTTGAACGTCGCGCCGTACCAGTGCCTGTGGATCACCAATCGTTAG
- a CDS encoding glycogen/starch/alpha-glucan phosphorylase, producing MQKTLDSAVSSAPETDDVLLGSLSHELRRHLLFTLGRDEIDSDPGYCFRAAAITIRDRISRDWRRTRELLASSDTRHVNYLSLEFLLGRSLNNAIQNMDLDEPMRKALHRFGVQLEEVLDKEHDAGLGNGGLGRLAACFLDSCANLQLPVSGYGIRYEYGMFHQLIDGGRQVEAPDHWLRDGNPWEIERPEDTKRIRLYGRTERYVDDQGKPHSRWVESYDILAVPYDMPIPGYRNGTVNTLRLWKATATDAFDLGEFNAGSYTESVAQKNNAEQISMVLYPNDASENGKELRLKQQYFLVSASLQDVLANWVERHGEDFSEFGKKNCFQLNDTHPACAVPELMRLLMDEHQLEWDEAWKITTQCMAYTNHTLLPEALERWSVSLFGQLLPRVLEIIFEINQRFIAEVAEKFPNEPELLKRVSLIEEGHTPHIRMAYLSIVGSFSVNGVAQLHTDLLKSGLFADFDRIWPDKINNKTNGVTQRRWLSHCNPALRDLMNETIGRRWESDLEQISALAPLADDADFRKRWREVKNANKERLSKYVKQHTGVDFAPTMLFDVQVKRIHEYKRQLMNVLHVIHLYDRILRGETAGMVPRCVLIGGKAAPGYHIAKMIVKLINNVAGVINNDPRAHDLLRLVFFPNYRVSAMEIICPGTELSEQISTAGKEASGTGNMKFMMNGALTIGTLDGANIEIREKAGEENFFLFGLNAAEAQETRKSYDPNAIIAADPAIARVMELLEGGRFHESEPGVFGELISGLRSPQDQWLTIADLRSFIDAQDRVAKTYQDPDTWDRMSILNTAHSGWFSSDRTIQQYADEIWRVKPLTA from the coding sequence ATGCAAAAGACTCTCGATTCCGCTGTCTCATCTGCTCCTGAAACCGACGACGTGCTGCTGGGCTCTCTGTCGCACGAGCTACGCCGGCACCTGCTATTCACCCTGGGACGCGACGAGATCGATTCTGACCCCGGCTATTGCTTTCGTGCCGCGGCCATCACCATCCGTGACCGAATCAGCCGCGACTGGCGGCGGACCCGCGAGCTGCTGGCATCGAGCGACACCCGTCACGTGAATTACTTGTCGCTGGAATTCCTGCTGGGTCGCTCACTCAACAACGCGATCCAGAACATGGACCTGGACGAACCGATGCGCAAGGCGCTGCATCGGTTCGGCGTCCAGCTGGAAGAAGTCCTGGACAAAGAACACGACGCCGGACTGGGCAACGGCGGCCTGGGGCGGCTGGCGGCTTGCTTTCTGGACAGCTGTGCCAATCTGCAGCTGCCGGTCTCGGGATACGGCATCCGCTACGAATACGGCATGTTCCACCAGCTGATCGACGGCGGCCGCCAGGTCGAAGCCCCCGACCACTGGCTGCGCGACGGAAACCCCTGGGAAATCGAACGCCCCGAGGACACCAAGCGGATTCGCCTGTACGGACGGACCGAACGCTACGTCGATGACCAAGGGAAACCCCACAGCCGCTGGGTGGAATCCTACGACATCTTGGCCGTTCCCTATGACATGCCGATTCCGGGTTATCGCAACGGCACGGTCAACACGCTCCGACTGTGGAAAGCGACGGCGACCGACGCCTTTGATCTGGGCGAATTCAATGCCGGCAGCTACACCGAATCGGTCGCACAAAAGAACAACGCCGAACAAATCTCGATGGTGTTGTACCCCAACGACGCCAGCGAAAACGGAAAAGAGCTGCGTTTGAAACAGCAGTACTTCCTGGTCTCGGCCAGCCTGCAAGACGTCTTGGCCAATTGGGTCGAACGCCACGGCGAAGATTTTTCGGAGTTCGGCAAAAAGAATTGTTTCCAGCTGAACGACACCCACCCCGCCTGTGCCGTTCCCGAGCTGATGCGGTTGTTGATGGACGAGCATCAACTGGAATGGGATGAAGCGTGGAAGATCACGACACAATGCATGGCCTACACCAATCACACGCTGCTACCGGAAGCCCTGGAACGCTGGTCGGTCAGCCTGTTCGGACAACTCCTGCCGCGGGTGTTGGAAATCATCTTTGAAATCAACCAGCGGTTTATCGCGGAAGTCGCCGAAAAATTCCCCAACGAACCCGAACTGCTGAAACGCGTTTCGTTGATCGAAGAAGGCCACACGCCGCATATCCGAATGGCGTACCTGTCCATCGTCGGAAGCTTTTCCGTCAACGGTGTCGCACAGCTGCACACCGACCTGCTGAAATCGGGACTGTTCGCCGATTTCGATCGCATCTGGCCCGACAAGATCAACAACAAAACCAACGGCGTCACGCAACGTCGCTGGCTGTCACACTGCAACCCGGCGCTACGTGACTTGATGAACGAAACGATCGGTCGACGCTGGGAGTCCGATTTGGAGCAGATCTCGGCGTTGGCCCCGCTGGCCGACGACGCCGATTTCCGCAAGCGTTGGCGCGAAGTCAAAAACGCCAACAAAGAACGCCTGTCCAAATACGTCAAACAACACACCGGAGTCGACTTCGCCCCGACCATGCTGTTTGATGTTCAGGTCAAACGGATTCACGAATACAAACGACAATTGATGAACGTCTTGCACGTCATCCATCTGTACGACCGGATCCTCCGTGGCGAAACCGCCGGCATGGTTCCCCGCTGCGTGCTGATCGGGGGCAAAGCCGCGCCGGGTTATCACATCGCAAAGATGATCGTCAAACTGATCAATAACGTCGCCGGCGTGATCAACAACGATCCCCGCGCCCACGACCTCTTGCGACTCGTCTTTTTCCCCAACTATCGCGTTTCCGCGATGGAAATCATTTGCCCCGGAACCGAACTTTCCGAACAGATTTCCACCGCCGGCAAAGAAGCGTCGGGAACGGGGAACATGAAATTCATGATGAATGGTGCACTGACCATCGGAACGCTCGACGGTGCGAACATCGAGATCCGCGAGAAGGCCGGCGAGGAAAACTTCTTCCTGTTCGGACTCAACGCGGCCGAGGCCCAGGAGACGCGCAAGAGCTACGATCCAAACGCAATCATTGCCGCCGACCCGGCCATCGCCCGCGTCATGGAACTGCTCGAAGGCGGACGTTTCCACGAATCCGAGCCCGGTGTGTTCGGAGAGCTGATCTCGGGTCTGAGGAGTCCGCAGGACCAATGGCTGACCATCGCCGATCTGCGTAGCTTTATCGACGCCCAGGACCGCGTGGCGAAAACCTATCAAGACCCGGACACCTGGGATCGCATGAGCATTCTGAATACCGCCCACAGCGGTTGGTTCTCCAGCGATCGCACGATCCAACAGTACGCCGACGAAATCTGGCGCGTCAAACCCCTGACCGCCTAA
- a CDS encoding glycosyltransferase family protein codes for MADFAQNGIIGTLHNLRNRSTEDLESELVEFSAETPMALLLPCLYSELEGPAMGPIVEELAKIPYLSEIIIGLDRANEEQFHAAKRFFDKLPQNYVVLWNDGTRLRHVDAALQSAGLAPMDPGKGRNVWYCLGYFLASGKSKAIALHDCDILTYDRSMPARLLYPLAHPSFHYQFCKGYYYRAAQGKLNGRVFRLLVVPLIRALKTVLGRVEYLDYMGSFRYALSGEFSMRSEVVTSLRIPSDWGLEIGTLSEMYRNCNLNRICQVDIADAYDHKHQPVSEDDRTGGLHRMANDICKAFIRKLAVQGFVISNSMLRTLKACYYRTALDVVDHYHNDAVMSGLNLDRHREEATVELFSRVIVAAGDEFLNRPDESPFIDNWSRVTSAVPDIYDQLLGAVEADNA; via the coding sequence ATGGCGGACTTTGCCCAGAACGGAATTATCGGAACGCTTCACAATTTGCGAAACCGATCCACCGAAGACCTCGAATCGGAGTTGGTCGAGTTCTCCGCGGAAACTCCGATGGCGTTGCTGTTGCCCTGCCTGTATTCGGAATTGGAAGGTCCGGCGATGGGGCCGATCGTCGAAGAACTGGCCAAGATTCCTTATTTGAGTGAGATCATCATCGGGCTGGACCGAGCCAATGAAGAACAGTTCCACGCGGCGAAGCGGTTTTTTGACAAACTGCCACAAAACTATGTCGTGCTGTGGAATGACGGAACCCGACTGAGACACGTCGATGCCGCCCTGCAATCGGCGGGGCTTGCACCCATGGACCCGGGCAAGGGACGCAACGTCTGGTATTGCCTGGGGTACTTCCTGGCGTCGGGGAAATCCAAGGCGATCGCACTGCATGACTGCGACATCCTGACCTACGACCGATCGATGCCCGCGCGATTGCTGTACCCGCTGGCGCATCCGTCGTTCCATTACCAGTTTTGCAAAGGCTATTACTACCGAGCGGCCCAGGGAAAATTGAACGGTCGCGTGTTCCGATTGCTGGTCGTGCCGCTGATCCGCGCCCTCAAGACCGTGCTCGGACGGGTCGAGTATTTGGACTACATGGGCAGTTTTCGGTACGCGCTTTCCGGTGAGTTTTCGATGCGATCGGAGGTCGTCACGTCGCTACGGATCCCCAGCGATTGGGGGCTGGAAATCGGGACGTTGTCCGAGATGTATCGCAACTGCAACCTGAACCGGATCTGCCAAGTGGACATCGCCGATGCCTACGATCACAAACACCAACCGGTCTCCGAGGACGATCGCACCGGTGGTTTGCATCGCATGGCCAACGACATCTGCAAGGCCTTCATTCGAAAACTGGCCGTCCAAGGCTTCGTGATCAGCAACAGCATGCTGAGAACGCTGAAAGCCTGTTATTACCGGACGGCGCTGGACGTGGTGGACCATTACCACAACGATGCCGTGATGAGCGGGTTGAACCTGGACCGCCACCGAGAAGAAGCCACGGTGGAACTGTTCAGCCGAGTCATCGTGGCGGCGGGCGACGAGTTTCTCAATCGCCCCGACGAAAGCCCCTTCATTGACAACTGGTCCCGCGTGACGAGCGCGGTGCCGGACATCTATGACCAACTCCTGGGCGCGGTAGAAGCGGACAATGCCTGA
- a CDS encoding response regulator has product MTSVVTPAPQTRKRPLQQVMQAHRSKRIESKVGKDLLAPSAIAHTPRILCIDDDPEICRTLEMRLSTYRAEVQVAYFGTQGFWEAITDHPDLILMDVSMPSGDGRFVLESLRNNQATRRIPVIVLTGMRSPDLRSEMMALGADCFLNKPVHFDVLLREMRAFVDLSKRDPSSH; this is encoded by the coding sequence ATGACAAGCGTGGTCACCCCAGCCCCACAGACTCGCAAACGTCCGCTACAACAGGTCATGCAGGCACACCGGTCCAAGCGGATCGAGAGCAAAGTCGGTAAGGATTTGCTTGCTCCGTCGGCAATCGCACACACGCCTCGAATTCTGTGCATCGACGACGATCCGGAGATTTGCCGAACCTTGGAAATGCGGCTCAGCACCTACCGGGCCGAGGTCCAAGTCGCCTATTTCGGGACGCAAGGTTTCTGGGAAGCGATCACCGATCATCCCGATCTGATTTTGATGGACGTCTCGATGCCCAGTGGCGACGGGCGATTCGTGCTGGAATCACTACGCAACAACCAGGCGACGCGGCGGATTCCGGTCATCGTGCTTACCGGCATGCGTTCACCCGACCTGCGATCGGAAATGATGGCCTTGGGGGCAGACTGTTTCCTGAACAAACCGGTCCATTTCGATGTGTTGCTCCGCGAAATGCGGGCCTTTGTCGACCTTTCAAAACGCGATCCATCGTCGCACTAG
- a CDS encoding sensor histidine kinase produces MFQLSLKRKIYLGFGIILMLVFGNALAVYFGSKRIAQVFDRMSEIEAINAVVLRLDRDVQELRLRADRFVYSGRESQSNAAKEIFERLRVNIDAATRQQTDPEMVTLFRQIDSRVTEYAKHFDAVIVERKIRQDLVEQQLPVLVRQIEQQMAGLSTWLNGAETTDQRLALVRSQSAFSKAEKLLLRYFENPDGELVESAVAEINDAVGQLAEIEGLQREVDAVVGAIREFESVGLRAVQATRSYLFLRNVVIAGEESEVSYYSAQLRSRAESRREFIASELAATSNRVGLFSWAIVVTAVGLSLLIATRLALAIVTPISDLTNTFERLSSGEVLSDVPGTRRKDEIGKMATAARIFSDQNLRTRELLEQSQQLGIELREQANLLQATNEELDSFAYVASHDLRSPLRGIKHLAQWIEEDVRGDLSSEGEVYLNNLKTRVGKLEVLLEDLLDFSRVGRIEPASETVAVESVLENIVDMVSNPNEIRIDWPGDLPEFETVRAPLEQVFMNLIGNAIKHNDKGPDGAVEVTWSAEGDRYEFAVQDNGPGIDAANFDRIFQMYQRVGDTSIEGSGMGLAIVKKQVEFFGGRIRVTSQIGQGTRFNFTWPCQLQTTPSEVVCGAV; encoded by the coding sequence ATGTTTCAGCTGTCGCTTAAACGAAAGATCTACCTCGGATTCGGCATCATTTTGATGCTGGTGTTCGGCAATGCGCTGGCGGTCTACTTCGGCTCCAAACGGATCGCCCAAGTCTTTGACCGAATGAGCGAGATCGAGGCGATCAACGCCGTCGTGCTGCGATTGGACCGCGATGTACAAGAGCTGCGATTGCGAGCCGACCGGTTCGTTTATTCCGGCCGCGAATCACAATCCAATGCGGCCAAAGAGATCTTCGAGCGATTGCGGGTCAACATCGACGCGGCGACACGACAGCAGACCGATCCTGAAATGGTCACGCTGTTCCGTCAAATCGATTCGCGCGTGACGGAGTATGCCAAACACTTTGACGCCGTGATCGTCGAGCGGAAAATCCGGCAAGATCTGGTCGAACAGCAGTTACCGGTGCTGGTGCGACAGATCGAACAACAGATGGCGGGTCTGTCCACGTGGTTGAACGGGGCGGAGACGACCGATCAACGATTGGCACTGGTGCGATCCCAATCCGCATTTTCCAAGGCCGAAAAACTTCTGCTGCGGTATTTCGAAAATCCAGACGGCGAACTGGTCGAGTCAGCGGTGGCAGAGATCAACGATGCCGTGGGGCAACTGGCGGAAATTGAAGGGCTGCAACGCGAGGTCGATGCCGTCGTCGGAGCGATCCGAGAGTTCGAAAGTGTCGGATTGCGCGCGGTGCAGGCGACTCGAAGCTACCTGTTCCTTCGAAACGTCGTGATCGCCGGCGAGGAATCGGAGGTGTCGTACTATTCGGCACAGCTGCGTTCGCGCGCCGAATCGCGACGGGAATTCATCGCATCGGAATTGGCGGCCACCTCCAATCGCGTCGGCCTGTTTTCCTGGGCAATCGTTGTGACGGCGGTCGGATTGTCGCTGTTGATCGCCACTCGGCTGGCATTGGCGATCGTCACCCCGATCTCGGACTTGACCAACACGTTCGAGCGCCTGTCCAGTGGCGAAGTGCTGTCCGATGTGCCGGGGACACGGCGCAAGGACGAGATCGGCAAGATGGCGACGGCGGCCCGCATCTTTAGCGACCAGAACCTACGGACGCGAGAATTGCTCGAGCAGTCACAGCAACTGGGGATCGAGCTTCGCGAACAGGCAAACCTGCTCCAGGCGACCAACGAAGAACTCGACAGCTTCGCCTATGTGGCGTCTCACGATCTGCGTTCCCCGCTGCGAGGAATCAAGCACCTGGCACAATGGATCGAAGAAGATGTTCGTGGCGACTTGTCCAGCGAAGGTGAAGTCTACTTGAACAATCTGAAAACCCGGGTGGGTAAGCTTGAGGTTCTGCTGGAGGATTTGCTGGACTTTTCGCGTGTCGGACGCATCGAACCTGCGTCGGAGACGGTTGCCGTCGAATCGGTGCTGGAAAACATCGTTGACATGGTCAGCAACCCCAACGAGATCCGCATCGATTGGCCGGGCGATCTTCCCGAATTCGAAACCGTCCGCGCACCGCTGGAGCAAGTGTTTATGAACTTGATCGGCAACGCGATCAAACACAACGACAAAGGCCCCGACGGGGCGGTCGAAGTGACCTGGTCCGCCGAGGGGGATCGTTATGAGTTTGCAGTGCAAGACAACGGTCCCGGAATCGACGCGGCCAATTTCGACCGCATCTTTCAGATGTATCAACGTGTCGGCGATACCTCGATCGAAGGCAGCGGCATGGGCCTTGCGATCGTCAAGAAACAAGTGGAGTTCTTTGGCGGCCGGATTCGTGTGACGTCACAAATCGGCCAGGGAACCCGGTTCAATTTTACGTGGCCTTGTCAATTGCAGACAACGCCGTCCGAAGTCGTCTGTGGAGCAGTGTGA